Proteins found in one Microcoleus sp. FACHB-831 genomic segment:
- a CDS encoding HHL1-like protein has translation MTNNSGFGKVQASKKATKSAAKRNQAGKQYDKMKADGVPEFNIYIRVQGKKNWYPAGSLAVNRTSQINQAIFQEEENLRQGAVRLYPVLKKNQTQLEYGYKLKGAEFADDPIQVAVPPAPGVANFFQTAIAKVQNTFSGLLKKK, from the coding sequence ATGACAAATAATAGTGGATTCGGCAAAGTTCAGGCTAGCAAAAAAGCAACGAAATCAGCCGCAAAACGCAACCAAGCGGGCAAGCAGTACGACAAAATGAAGGCGGATGGAGTACCAGAATTTAATATTTATATTCGCGTTCAGGGTAAAAAGAACTGGTATCCAGCAGGTTCCTTAGCTGTAAATCGCACCAGCCAGATTAATCAAGCCATTTTTCAAGAAGAGGAGAATTTACGTCAAGGCGCCGTGCGTTTGTATCCAGTGTTAAAAAAGAACCAAACACAGTTGGAGTATGGTTATAAGCTAAAGGGAGCGGAATTTGCCGACGATCCGATCCAAGTTGCCGTACCACCAGCGCCTGGTGTAGCCAACTTCTTCCAAACCGCGATCGCTAAAGTACAGAATACATTTTCAGGTTTGCTCAAGAAGAAATAA
- a CDS encoding Uma2 family endonuclease, with amino-acid sequence MKSDALLDELLDSPKLVLYFNELQNILQRESERRKEFYATFIDNEKVEFINGKIVFYSPVSIGYNKDNLLLLRLISVFVDKYDLGYVAHGKIIISLTRNDYEPDICFFSKSKSSQFSPGQTQFSAPDLIVETLTDSTEKRTKEIKIADYAAHKVTEYWLINPEEQAIEQYILQGDRYQLKTKSTSGNLQSVAITNLEFPVRAIFDIAENLNSLQSILLSSSD; translated from the coding sequence ATGAAAAGCGATGCTTTATTAGACGAGTTACTCGACTCGCCTAAACTTGTTTTGTACTTCAACGAACTCCAAAATATTCTTCAAAGAGAAAGCGAACGACGCAAAGAATTTTATGCCACTTTCATTGATAACGAAAAAGTTGAATTTATTAATGGAAAAATTGTCTTTTACTCTCCTGTAAGCATAGGATACAACAAAGATAATTTATTATTGCTCCGCCTCATCAGCGTATTTGTAGATAAGTATGACTTAGGCTATGTAGCTCATGGAAAGATTATTATTTCTCTGACTCGCAATGACTATGAGCCAGATATTTGCTTTTTTAGTAAATCTAAATCATCACAATTTAGTCCTGGGCAAACTCAGTTTTCTGCCCCCGATCTTATTGTCGAGACTTTAACAGACAGCACAGAAAAGCGAACTAAGGAAATTAAAATAGCTGATTACGCCGCTCATAAAGTAACGGAATACTGGTTAATTAACCCTGAAGAACAGGCGATTGAACAATATATTTTACAGGGCGATCGCTATCAATTAAAAACTAAATCAACTTCGGGAAATTTGCAGAGCGTAGCAATTACTAACTTAGAATTTCCCGTTCGAGCCATTTTTGATATTGCTGAAAACTTGAACTCGCTACAAAGTATATTGCTATCTTCATCCGATTAA
- the gndA gene encoding NADP-dependent phosphogluconate dehydrogenase has translation MGLQQFGVIGLAVMGENLALNVERNGFPISVYNRTAEKTDAFMSARAGGKNVVAAYTIKDFVASLERPRKILIMVKAGAPVDAVINELKPFLEEGDIIIDGGNSLFDDTARRTRELEPEGFRFIGMGVSGGEEGALNGPSLMPGGTKSSYEYLSPIFTKIAAQVDDGPCVTYIGPGGAGHYVKMVHNGIEYGDMQLIAEAYDLLKNVLGLDHQQLHEIFAEWNTTDELNSYLIEITADIFKYLDTDTHQPLVDVILDAAGQKGTGRWTVQSALELGVCIPTMTAAVNARIMSSYKKERVAASEVLTGPSGKYQGDTKTFINQIRDALYCSKICSYAQGMALLSSASRAYSYDLNLSETARIWKGGCIIRAGFLNKIKSAFKENPALPNLLLAPEFKQTILDRQDSWREVLAQSAKLGIPVPAFSASLDYFDSYRRDRLPQNLTQAQRDYFGAHTYERTDKAGFFHTEWTAVNAESLQTSTPRPLQAQSPEEVLRTPSAAE, from the coding sequence ATGGGACTACAACAATTTGGTGTGATCGGTCTAGCAGTCATGGGCGAAAACTTAGCGCTGAACGTTGAGCGCAATGGTTTCCCCATCTCCGTCTACAACCGCACAGCAGAAAAAACCGACGCCTTCATGTCGGCACGCGCCGGGGGCAAGAATGTCGTAGCAGCCTATACCATTAAGGACTTTGTGGCGTCTCTAGAGCGCCCTCGCAAAATCCTGATTATGGTGAAAGCTGGTGCGCCAGTGGATGCGGTCATTAACGAGCTAAAACCATTTTTAGAAGAGGGTGACATCATCATCGATGGTGGAAACTCCCTGTTTGACGATACCGCTCGTCGCACCCGCGAGTTAGAACCAGAGGGGTTCAGATTTATCGGTATGGGCGTCAGCGGCGGTGAAGAAGGGGCGCTAAATGGCCCTAGTTTGATGCCAGGAGGCACAAAAAGCTCTTACGAGTATCTATCGCCAATTTTTACCAAAATTGCCGCTCAGGTGGATGATGGCCCTTGCGTGACGTATATTGGCCCTGGTGGTGCGGGTCACTACGTCAAGATGGTACACAACGGCATTGAGTATGGCGATATGCAGCTAATTGCCGAAGCATACGACTTGCTCAAAAATGTTTTGGGACTTGACCACCAGCAGCTGCACGAAATTTTTGCAGAATGGAACACTACCGACGAACTCAATTCCTATTTGATTGAGATTACGGCGGATATCTTCAAGTACCTCGATACCGATACTCATCAGCCCTTAGTAGATGTAATTCTCGATGCGGCTGGTCAGAAAGGCACGGGTCGCTGGACGGTGCAGAGTGCCTTAGAATTGGGTGTGTGCATTCCAACGATGACGGCGGCGGTTAACGCTCGGATCATGTCTTCCTATAAGAAAGAGCGGGTGGCTGCATCAGAAGTGTTAACTGGCCCTAGCGGTAAGTATCAGGGAGACACCAAAACCTTTATCAACCAGATCCGCGATGCTCTCTATTGCTCAAAGATCTGCTCTTACGCTCAGGGTATGGCGCTATTAAGTTCGGCGTCGCGGGCTTATTCCTACGATCTAAATCTGAGTGAAACGGCGCGGATTTGGAAAGGTGGCTGTATTATTCGGGCTGGGTTCTTGAATAAAATTAAATCAGCTTTCAAGGAAAATCCAGCGTTGCCAAACCTGTTGTTAGCTCCTGAGTTTAAGCAGACGATTTTGGATCGGCAGGACTCTTGGCGCGAAGTGTTGGCGCAGTCGGCGAAGCTAGGAATTCCAGTTCCGGCATTTAGCGCGTCCTTGGATTACTTTGATAGTTATCGACGCGATCGCTTGCCACAAAACCTCACTCAAGCTCAACGCGACTACTTCGGTGCCCATACATACGAGCGCACCGACAAGGCTGGGTTCTTCCATACCGAATGGACGGCTGTCAACGCCGAAAGTCTGCAAACCTCAACGCCTCGACCTCTTCAAGCCCAATCTCCTGAAGAAGTTTTACGCACTCCGAGCGCTGCTGAATAG
- the ileS gene encoding isoleucine--tRNA ligase, whose translation MTESGNYKNTVNLPKTQFDMRANALKREPEIQQLWAEQQIYERLSQNNPGEIFILHDGPPYANGSLHIGHALNKILKDIINKYQMLKGRKVRYVPGWDCHGLPIELKVLQDMKQEERQNLTPLELRQKAKDFALKAIDEQRKSFKRYGVWGDWENPYLTMTPEYEAAQIGVFGQMVLKGYIYRGLKPVHWSPSSKTALAEAELEYPEDAEGRPTHVSHSIYTVFAIASLSEAVRPLLAEFVPNLGVAIWTTTPWTIPANLAVSLNPDLTYAVVEATPLNPALARPEEQEAIASVESEVAQENEVALAQAPKYLIVARDLVEKLSATLATHLTVKATVKGRDLENCTYRHPLYDRESPIVIGGDYVTADSGTGLVHTAPGHGDDDYKVGQRYGLPLLSPVDENGNFTQEAGQFAGLNVLGDGNQAVIDALAAAGSLLKEEPYRHSYPYDWRTKKPTIYRATEQWFASVEGFREEALKAIASVKWIPSQGENRISPMVAQRSDWCISRQRSWGVPIPVFYDEETNEPLLNEETISHVQGIVAEKGSNAWWELSVEELLPESYRNNGRTYRKGMDTMDVWFDSGSSWAAVANHRQELHYPVDMYLEGSDQHRGWFQSSLLTSVATNGVAPYKTVLTHGFALDEQGRKMSKSVGNVVDPNVVIEGGKNQQQEPAYGADILRLWVSSVDYTSDVRVGKNILKQLGDIRGKIRNTARFLLGSLHDFDPAKDAIAYEELPELDRYMLHRITEVFTEVTEAFESYQFFRFFQTVQNFCVVDLSNFYLDIAKDRLYISAADSYRRRSCQTVLAIALENLARAIAPVLCHMAEDIWQYVPYPTPYKSVFESGWVKLEDKWKNPELATTWEKIREVRTEVNKVLEKARTEKAIGASLEAKVLLYVASSELRSSLQSLNPTPAPAVEQASSVSSLQEDLWQDSPNSLDEVETEEDASTTTEVHGEVYTPVAQTVDNLWMQALNQIVQPFTRSPYYLGKVVKEYKALLAAAIVLPLSLLPISLLLALVNSINKTPLLATVFELIGIWVTARYAFSDDGSALAKQLRSLIKTAFATKPPVEQSLSGSAGEELAATIVDENLTANPDAVKQPEVRVEPTLSTPSPAATGEPSSTNPVDELRYLFITSQVELVESPAALEKAQYKVQSKDIGIGVVKADGQKCDRCWNYSLNIGKSSLHPLLCERCVPALEGEF comes from the coding sequence GTGACAGAATCAGGAAACTACAAAAACACCGTAAATCTCCCCAAGACGCAGTTTGATATGCGAGCCAACGCTCTCAAACGGGAACCGGAAATACAGCAACTTTGGGCAGAGCAACAGATTTATGAACGGCTGTCGCAGAACAATCCGGGTGAAATTTTTATTTTGCACGACGGGCCGCCCTACGCCAATGGTTCTCTGCACATTGGTCACGCCCTGAATAAAATCCTTAAGGACATAATCAATAAATACCAGATGCTCAAAGGGCGCAAAGTTCGTTACGTCCCCGGTTGGGATTGTCACGGCTTGCCAATTGAGCTGAAAGTTTTGCAGGATATGAAGCAAGAGGAGCGGCAAAACCTAACTCCTCTGGAATTGCGCCAAAAAGCCAAAGATTTTGCCCTTAAAGCCATAGACGAGCAGAGAAAAAGCTTCAAACGCTATGGAGTTTGGGGTGATTGGGAGAATCCTTATCTGACAATGACGCCAGAATATGAGGCGGCGCAAATTGGGGTTTTTGGTCAGATGGTTTTAAAAGGGTACATCTATCGCGGACTAAAGCCAGTTCATTGGAGTCCGAGTTCCAAGACGGCGCTAGCTGAAGCTGAGTTAGAGTATCCAGAAGATGCCGAAGGTCGCCCCACTCACGTATCGCACAGTATCTACACAGTATTTGCGATCGCCAGTTTGTCGGAAGCGGTGCGACCCTTGCTGGCTGAATTTGTGCCAAATTTGGGCGTAGCAATCTGGACGACAACGCCTTGGACAATTCCAGCAAACTTAGCCGTCAGCCTGAATCCAGATCTAACTTACGCTGTAGTTGAGGCAACACCGCTTAACCCCGCCTTAGCAAGACCAGAAGAACAAGAAGCGATCGCGTCTGTTGAGTCAGAGGTTGCACAAGAAAACGAAGTTGCTCTTGCCCAAGCACCAAAATACCTAATTGTTGCCCGCGATTTAGTAGAAAAATTGTCGGCAACCCTGGCCACTCATCTAACAGTAAAAGCCACCGTTAAAGGCAGAGATTTAGAAAATTGCACCTATCGTCACCCGCTATATGACCGCGAAAGCCCCATTGTCATCGGCGGCGATTACGTCACGGCTGACTCCGGTACTGGATTGGTTCACACCGCTCCCGGACACGGGGATGATGACTATAAGGTAGGTCAGCGCTACGGCTTACCCTTGCTGTCGCCAGTCGATGAAAATGGCAACTTCACGCAAGAAGCGGGACAGTTTGCTGGGTTGAACGTACTGGGTGATGGCAATCAGGCAGTTATTGATGCGCTGGCTGCTGCTGGATCGTTGCTAAAGGAAGAACCTTACCGCCACTCATACCCCTACGATTGGCGCACGAAAAAGCCCACAATCTATCGCGCAACCGAACAGTGGTTTGCATCAGTTGAGGGATTCCGGGAAGAAGCCTTAAAGGCGATCGCTAGCGTTAAATGGATTCCCTCTCAAGGAGAAAACCGCATCAGCCCAATGGTCGCCCAGCGTTCCGATTGGTGCATATCTCGTCAACGCAGCTGGGGAGTACCGATTCCCGTCTTCTACGATGAAGAAACAAACGAACCGCTGCTGAATGAAGAAACTATCTCCCACGTCCAAGGAATTGTTGCCGAAAAAGGTTCCAATGCTTGGTGGGAATTGTCGGTAGAAGAGTTATTACCAGAGTCTTATCGCAATAACGGTCGTACCTACCGCAAAGGTATGGATACGATGGATGTTTGGTTTGACTCTGGCTCGTCTTGGGCTGCTGTGGCAAATCACCGCCAGGAATTACACTATCCGGTTGATATGTATTTGGAGGGATCTGACCAGCATCGCGGTTGGTTCCAGTCCAGCTTGCTCACCAGCGTCGCAACTAACGGCGTTGCTCCCTACAAGACTGTTTTAACTCATGGCTTCGCTTTGGATGAACAAGGTCGCAAGATGAGTAAGTCGGTAGGAAATGTTGTCGATCCAAATGTGGTGATTGAGGGCGGCAAAAATCAACAGCAAGAACCAGCTTACGGCGCTGATATCTTGCGTCTGTGGGTGTCTTCGGTGGATTACACCTCAGATGTGCGCGTTGGTAAGAATATCCTCAAGCAGTTGGGGGATATAAGAGGCAAAATTCGCAATACAGCTCGGTTTTTGCTGGGGAGTTTGCATGATTTTGACCCAGCTAAGGATGCGATCGCTTACGAGGAATTGCCAGAACTCGATCGCTATATGCTGCACCGGATAACTGAGGTGTTTACTGAAGTTACTGAGGCGTTTGAAAGTTATCAGTTTTTCCGCTTTTTCCAGACTGTGCAGAATTTCTGCGTCGTTGACTTGTCGAATTTTTATCTGGATATTGCGAAAGACAGACTTTATATCAGTGCGGCGGATAGCTATCGGCGTCGCAGTTGTCAGACGGTTTTGGCGATCGCGCTAGAAAATTTGGCAAGAGCGATCGCGCCTGTCTTGTGTCACATGGCTGAAGATATCTGGCAATATGTCCCCTACCCAACTCCTTACAAATCGGTGTTTGAATCCGGTTGGGTGAAGTTGGAGGACAAGTGGAAGAATCCAGAATTAGCAACAACATGGGAAAAAATACGGGAAGTTCGCACCGAAGTTAATAAGGTGCTGGAAAAAGCACGAACTGAAAAAGCAATAGGTGCTTCCCTAGAAGCTAAGGTTTTGCTTTACGTGGCTTCTTCCGAGTTGCGTTCGTCACTGCAATCTCTAAATCCCACCCCTGCTCCTGCTGTGGAACAAGCCTCTAGCGTGTCGTCATTGCAAGAGGACTTATGGCAAGATTCCCCAAATTCGCTTGATGAGGTGGAGACAGAGGAAGATGCTTCTACAACAACAGAGGTTCATGGTGAAGTTTATACACCAGTCGCGCAGACAGTAGACAATCTTTGGATGCAAGCTTTAAATCAGATAGTGCAGCCATTTACGCGATCGCCATACTATTTGGGTAAAGTTGTCAAAGAATACAAAGCTCTACTGGCAGCGGCGATCGTGCTACCGTTGTCGCTATTGCCAATTAGTTTGCTGTTGGCGCTGGTAAACAGCATTAATAAGACTCCTCTACTAGCAACTGTTTTTGAACTAATTGGTATTTGGGTTACTGCTCGTTATGCTTTCAGCGACGATGGTAGCGCATTGGCTAAGCAGTTGCGATCGCTGATCAAAACTGCTTTCGCTACAAAGCCCCCAGTTGAGCAATCCCTGTCGGGAAGCGCAGGCGAGGAACTAGCAGCGACGATAGTTGATGAAAACCTAACTGCTAATCCTGACGCTGTTAAGCAACCAGAAGTGAGGGTTGAACCAACCCTAAGCACCCCCTCACCCGCCGCAACGGGTGAGCCAAGTTCGACGAATCCTGTAGATGAACTGCGCTACCTGTTTATTACCTCTCAAGTTGAACTGGTGGAATCACCAGCAGCTTTGGAGAAAGCGCAGTACAAAGTGCAGTCTAAGGATATCGGAATTGGCGTAGTGAAAGCAGACGGGCAAAAGTGCGATCGCTGCTGGAACTACTCGCTTAACATCGGCAAATCAAGTTTGCATCCCCTACTCTGCGAACGCTGCGTTCCAGCATTAGAAGGAGAGTTTTAA
- a CDS encoding Rho termination factor N-terminal domain-containing protein, with translation MNDSERRDRIVEYLRIKPISHGQIYTFQIAIPPAEVIEIPSQRREALSKSLAEQGSNLVPLIVRRTEAYSEEEEYEVVYGADWCLLAKELEIEKLWVWVFNMTDEQAATAKAEMQQLVGSTVAVSADISPNSGETQQIKSLLQQFEKSFQQQLKVITEKVEQVAATVKSFEESQNKQTANQQQIAALIEKLDQVAGAAKIVEDIPSQPTGNITTKAVQTETRQKNYQSMPVTALRAIASERNIPGRSKMTKPELIAALKRADANQS, from the coding sequence ATGAACGATTCAGAGCGTCGCGATCGCATTGTTGAATATTTGCGGATTAAGCCAATTAGTCACGGTCAAATTTACACTTTCCAGATTGCTATCCCACCAGCCGAAGTTATAGAAATTCCTTCGCAACGGCGCGAAGCTTTAAGCAAAAGTCTCGCCGAACAAGGTAGCAACTTAGTACCTCTAATTGTGCGCCGCACCGAAGCTTATAGCGAAGAAGAAGAGTATGAAGTTGTCTACGGTGCTGACTGGTGTTTACTTGCTAAGGAACTGGAGATCGAGAAGCTGTGGGTTTGGGTTTTTAACATGACTGACGAGCAAGCTGCTACTGCTAAAGCAGAAATGCAGCAGTTAGTAGGATCAACAGTTGCGGTTAGCGCAGACATATCTCCAAATTCAGGAGAAACACAGCAAATTAAAAGTCTGCTCCAACAATTTGAGAAATCATTTCAGCAACAGTTGAAAGTTATTACAGAAAAAGTGGAGCAAGTTGCTGCAACTGTAAAAAGTTTTGAGGAAAGTCAGAACAAGCAAACAGCCAATCAACAACAAATAGCAGCTTTGATTGAAAAACTTGACCAAGTTGCAGGAGCTGCGAAAATAGTTGAAGATATTCCTAGCCAGCCAACAGGAAATATAACGACAAAGGCAGTTCAAACCGAAACTAGACAAAAAAATTACCAGAGTATGCCAGTTACAGCGCTTAGAGCGATCGCGTCAGAACGTAACATACCAGGACGTTCAAAGATGACCAAGCCTGAACTGATTGCAGCTCTTAAAAGAGCCGATGCAAATCAAAGTTAA
- a CDS encoding ParA family protein gives MGYVIATVNMKGGVGKTTLTVNLATCLAKHHGKRVLVVDLDTQISATLSLMAPHDFAKIRKERRTLSQLVYKAIKPDSKLPLTIHDIIVPYVGTVKGLDLLPGDIDLYDEFLVSEMLHKKALQDGESNYIEVWNRFEKVLVKGILEPVIKDYDFIILDCAPGYNLMTRSGIMSSNFYLLPARPEPLSVIGIQLLERRIAKLRETHNFDNNSLNLRLMGIVFIMSGGILGRYYHQVIQRVNEDFTSAQIFKTRIPLDVNVAKAVDSFMPVVLAAPNSSGAKSFMKLTQEFLNKLQVSGGIYKTPTGKLNLSNME, from the coding sequence ATGGGATATGTCATTGCAACGGTCAACATGAAAGGCGGCGTCGGTAAGACAACTCTTACCGTCAATTTGGCGACTTGCTTGGCCAAACATCATGGAAAGCGCGTTCTAGTTGTCGATCTAGACACGCAAATTAGTGCGACTCTCAGCCTAATGGCACCTCATGATTTTGCAAAAATTAGGAAAGAAAGGCGCACGTTGAGTCAGCTAGTCTACAAAGCTATTAAACCCGATAGCAAGCTACCTCTTACTATTCACGATATCATTGTGCCTTACGTTGGTACCGTCAAAGGTCTAGATTTATTACCAGGCGATATTGACCTTTACGATGAATTTTTGGTTTCCGAAATGCTTCATAAAAAAGCCCTCCAGGATGGAGAAAGTAATTATATTGAAGTCTGGAATCGCTTTGAAAAAGTCTTGGTAAAGGGAATTTTAGAGCCTGTTATTAAAGACTATGACTTCATCATTCTCGACTGTGCCCCTGGCTATAATCTGATGACGAGAAGCGGTATTATGTCTAGTAATTTCTACTTGCTACCAGCTAGACCAGAACCTTTATCCGTTATCGGGATTCAGTTGCTGGAAAGACGAATAGCCAAATTGAGAGAAACTCATAATTTTGACAACAATTCTCTCAATCTCCGCTTGATGGGCATTGTCTTTATTATGTCAGGTGGTATTTTAGGCAGGTACTACCATCAAGTAATCCAGCGTGTTAATGAGGATTTCACATCAGCCCAAATCTTCAAAACACGCATACCGCTGGATGTTAATGTTGCCAAAGCCGTTGATAGCTTTATGCCAGTGGTTCTCGCTGCGCCAAATTCCAGTGGAGCAAAATCTTTTATGAAATTAACTCAGGAATTTTTAAATAAGCTACAAGTTTCTGGGGGCATATATAAGACGCCCACAGGAAAGCTTAATTTATCCAACATGGAGTGA
- a CDS encoding AAA family ATPase, which translates to MTGVTGETLQNLFQSITPQSSEAEVESNLVIPLLRLLGYTDGDWQTQYFLTKARLDFLVLAQDKATASPPYLVIEVKSPCKKIEHNMWQIRKYMRKTGAVLGLLTNGFRFKILYNYKKKITTIIEYNRDTVIDKFPFFHRLLCKDTGLKVNQAVYESQQQILLKFLSLTLKALNLENQLDSFQEKQTISTTNQGDREIANSEITQVVSQKQEEGKSMIITVFNNKGGVGKTTTTINLAAALNQQGKRVLLVDIDAQANLTTGLGIDPLNDIELQGKKDISHLLTDPRVTLQDTIIRQRWEDVELDIIPSHIRLSYMEAALISTVDIDRVLAKKLKKYGEHYDYVLIDPPPSFGKANTISLMASSAVLIPTQLAPYPIRALEYVIDRAIAIDQSRDEPLPILGIAVSMYERKSTRLTARMTEQIFDILAKNPETKNVELWPQDTWIPDLNIVATTPGKGYPLCCAEYDDELTAKDKESAQDAFSCYEKLAEYLISVTKAKE; encoded by the coding sequence ATGACTGGTGTAACTGGTGAGACTCTACAAAATCTTTTTCAATCAATTACCCCGCAGAGTAGTGAAGCGGAGGTAGAATCAAATCTGGTAATCCCCCTCTTGCGCCTTCTAGGTTACACCGACGGGGATTGGCAGACTCAGTATTTTCTTACTAAAGCTAGGCTGGATTTCTTAGTTCTTGCACAAGATAAGGCTACCGCCTCCCCACCTTATCTAGTTATTGAGGTCAAATCTCCCTGCAAAAAGATTGAGCATAATATGTGGCAAATTCGCAAATATATGCGTAAAACTGGAGCCGTTCTTGGCCTTTTAACCAATGGCTTTCGGTTTAAGATACTTTATAACTATAAGAAAAAGATTACAACAATAATCGAGTACAATCGCGATACCGTAATTGATAAATTCCCTTTCTTTCACAGGCTTTTATGTAAAGATACGGGGTTGAAAGTGAATCAAGCTGTGTATGAGAGTCAGCAGCAGATTCTTCTAAAATTCTTGTCTTTGACATTAAAAGCCTTGAACTTAGAAAATCAGTTAGATTCTTTCCAAGAAAAGCAGACTATTTCTACAACAAACCAAGGCGATCGCGAAATAGCCAATAGCGAAATAACCCAAGTAGTTAGCCAAAAACAGGAAGAAGGCAAATCAATGATTATTACCGTATTCAATAACAAAGGCGGCGTGGGTAAAACTACGACAACTATTAACCTCGCGGCTGCACTTAATCAGCAAGGTAAACGAGTATTGCTGGTTGATATTGACGCTCAGGCAAATCTGACTACAGGATTGGGTATCGATCCGCTAAACGATATTGAGTTACAGGGTAAAAAAGATATTTCGCATTTATTGACTGACCCAAGAGTCACCCTACAAGACACAATTATTCGCCAACGTTGGGAGGATGTTGAACTAGATATTATTCCATCCCATATTCGGTTAAGCTATATGGAAGCTGCTCTTATTTCGACAGTAGATATAGATCGGGTATTGGCAAAAAAGCTGAAGAAATATGGCGAACACTACGATTATGTTTTAATTGACCCACCGCCGTCTTTTGGAAAAGCTAATACGATTTCATTAATGGCATCGTCAGCCGTGTTAATTCCTACTCAGTTGGCTCCTTATCCTATACGGGCATTGGAGTATGTTATTGATAGAGCGATCGCTATCGATCAATCTAGAGATGAACCACTCCCAATCTTAGGTATTGCAGTTAGTATGTATGAAAGAAAGTCAACTAGACTAACGGCCAGAATGACGGAGCAAATTTTTGATATTTTAGCAAAGAATCCTGAAACTAAAAATGTAGAATTATGGCCTCAAGATACATGGATTCCCGACCTTAACATCGTTGCTACTACACCTGGGAAAGGATATCCCCTATGTTGCGCGGAATATGATGATGAATTAACTGCTAAAGATAAAGAGTCAGCACAAGATGCTTTTAGTTGCTATGAGAAACTAGCAGAGTACCTAATTTCTGTTACTAAGGCGAAGGAGTAG
- a CDS encoding Ycf66 family protein — protein sequence MLVYLLALAVALGSLAIYLAAFFFPEIHRKNDFIWSGVGMFYALVLWVCAGRISGGVMLGQIASVALLGWLGWQSLTLRYQLTPPAQRTPVSQEVLKEKLANLSIPEKLGGLFSTVKDKAQQTLTSVKKDKTKADAAPSQKPAPSQALKDAITSSGGQVVPSTPAVSVQVETQTPPTQAIASLETQTPPTDNVEASPTPAIASLETQTPPAETDTPGLVPPNPPPPELVEAAIEDAEAKGVESSPPPVEEPPEFSEVPPTAEANQPLDNPPNPT from the coding sequence ATGCTGGTATACCTTCTGGCACTAGCTGTAGCTCTTGGTAGCTTGGCGATTTATTTAGCCGCTTTCTTCTTCCCCGAAATCCATCGAAAGAATGATTTTATCTGGAGTGGAGTGGGAATGTTCTATGCCCTGGTTTTATGGGTGTGTGCCGGACGCATAAGCGGAGGTGTCATGCTCGGTCAAATAGCTAGCGTGGCATTACTCGGTTGGTTAGGCTGGCAAAGCTTGACTTTAAGATATCAACTCACGCCACCAGCGCAACGAACTCCTGTAAGCCAAGAAGTGCTAAAGGAAAAACTGGCAAATTTATCAATTCCTGAAAAATTAGGCGGACTGTTCTCTACCGTCAAAGACAAGGCACAACAGACTCTGACTAGCGTTAAAAAGGACAAAACCAAGGCTGATGCTGCACCGAGTCAAAAGCCTGCGCCCTCCCAAGCGCTTAAAGATGCCATAACTTCGTCAGGTGGTCAGGTCGTACCATCAACCCCGGCGGTGAGCGTGCAAGTAGAAACGCAGACACCGCCGACACAAGCGATCGCTAGCCTAGAGACACAAACCCCGCCAACAGACAATGTAGAAGCATCGCCGACACCAGCGATCGCTAGCCTAGAGACACAAACCCCGCCAGCAGAAACCGACACTCCCGGACTGGTTCCACCCAACCCACCGCCGCCGGAACTGGTAGAAGCAGCCATAGAAGATGCTGAAGCTAAAGGAGTCGAGAGTTCGCCCCCACCTGTTGAAGAACCACCCGAATTCAGCGAAGTACCGCCAACAGCGGAAGCAAATCAGCCGTTAGACAACCCACCGAATCCAACTTAA